The Tenacibaculum jejuense genome includes a window with the following:
- a CDS encoding serine hydrolase domain-containing protein, with product MKKSIFFLVGFLCVFFTWSQSENLAEIDKLFTDLALENKAIGTISIFKNGNEVFNKSTGFISVEDKLEANAYSNYRIASITKTYTATIILQLISEKKLTLNTKLSAFFPKVPNSENIRIQDMLYHRSGLFNVTEIKDFSTWIADYRTREEMLEKIQGTTSVFNPDSKASYSNTNFILLSYVAEEIEKKPYAKIFEERIADALDLDHTYLGKDIAVKDNGAKSYYFENDKWNPVELITNINGPIGAGGIVSTATEVNIFFDRLFSGKLLFDNFLKQMTTPKEGLGMGLSIFQYRGMNLYGHNGSIDGFRSIAGYIPSKKVGFTITCNGVNKISLSNLIFKVLDLYFKNDPSMQSNSLVKLKAEDLEPFLGVYGGETFPFKITFTKEKNTLMAQATGQPIFNLIALKKNVFKYDAMGILFNFNKKDNTVLVKFQGKEHVLKKEKV from the coding sequence ATGAAAAAAAGTATCTTTTTTTTAGTGGGATTTCTATGCGTTTTTTTTACCTGGAGTCAGAGTGAGAATCTAGCAGAAATCGATAAATTATTTACTGATTTGGCTTTAGAAAATAAAGCCATAGGAACGATATCTATTTTTAAAAATGGAAATGAAGTATTCAATAAATCTACGGGTTTCATTTCTGTTGAAGATAAATTAGAAGCTAATGCTTATTCGAATTATAGAATTGCTTCAATTACTAAAACTTACACCGCAACTATCATATTGCAATTAATAAGCGAGAAGAAATTAACTCTTAATACAAAATTGAGTGCTTTCTTTCCTAAAGTGCCAAATTCTGAAAATATCAGAATACAAGATATGTTGTATCATAGAAGTGGACTGTTTAATGTTACAGAAATTAAAGATTTTTCAACTTGGATTGCAGATTATAGAACTCGTGAAGAAATGTTAGAAAAGATTCAAGGAACTACATCTGTTTTTAATCCAGATTCAAAAGCGTCATATTCAAACACGAATTTTATACTGTTGTCTTATGTTGCTGAGGAGATTGAAAAGAAACCATACGCTAAGATTTTTGAGGAAAGAATAGCTGATGCTTTAGATTTAGATCATACTTATTTAGGAAAAGATATTGCAGTAAAAGACAATGGAGCTAAATCGTATTATTTTGAAAATGATAAATGGAATCCAGTTGAATTAATTACAAATATTAATGGACCAATTGGGGCTGGAGGAATTGTTTCAACGGCTACGGAAGTGAATATTTTCTTTGATCGTTTATTTTCTGGAAAATTATTGTTTGACAATTTTTTAAAACAAATGACAACACCAAAAGAAGGTTTAGGGATGGGGCTTTCTATTTTTCAATATCGTGGGATGAATTTGTACGGACATAATGGTTCTATTGATGGATTTCGATCGATAGCAGGATACATTCCGAGTAAAAAAGTTGGTTTTACCATAACTTGTAACGGAGTTAATAAAATAAGTTTATCAAACCTTATTTTTAAAGTTTTAGATCTATATTTTAAAAACGACCCATCTATGCAAAGTAATTCTTTAGTGAAGTTAAAAGCTGAAGATTTAGAACCTTTTTTAGGAGTTTATGGAGGTGAAACTTTTCCTTTCAAAATTACATTCACCAAAGAGAAAAATACTTTGATGGCTCAAGCTACAGGACAGCCAATCTTCAACTTAATAGCGTTAAAGAAAAATGTATTTAAATACGATGCTATGGGAATTCTTTTCAATTTTAATAAGAAAGATAATACAGTACTAGTGAAGTTTCAGGGAAAAGAGCATGTATTGAAAAAAGAAAAAGTATGA
- a CDS encoding DUF6624 domain-containing protein has product MRSLCIVVFTFFFGSLFSQQEGDKYRREGELEKSIQAYKTAFDKDATNSKNTYNLACAYALSHQIDNAYHYLLKALKGDSSLWVLADNDLLSLHDDIRWKTIEANQFDKYQKEKGKLKKPEYARKLLRLIVRDQMFDYHMDMAKQFFVKNGKAPHWYYPLAFVKKQTAKENFIKLEKLIKNYGWPTYEDVGKLAADGPLLVINHHEKEAIRIKYLPRIKEACVKQQGSCVEFAKIQDRILVNTGKNQLYGMQFAYDLNHKLAPLPILEPEYVDKRRAEIGLPPLKDYLKRKINYDFNVKQKRK; this is encoded by the coding sequence ATGAGAAGTCTATGTATAGTTGTGTTTACCTTCTTTTTTGGAAGTTTGTTTTCTCAACAAGAAGGAGACAAATATAGAAGAGAAGGAGAGTTGGAAAAATCAATTCAAGCTTATAAAACTGCGTTTGATAAAGATGCAACTAATTCAAAAAATACCTACAATTTAGCATGTGCTTATGCCTTGTCTCATCAAATAGACAATGCGTATCATTATTTACTTAAAGCTTTAAAAGGTGATAGTTCATTGTGGGTTTTGGCAGATAATGATTTGTTATCGTTGCATGATGATATCCGATGGAAAACTATTGAAGCAAATCAATTCGATAAATATCAAAAAGAAAAAGGAAAGTTGAAAAAGCCAGAATACGCAAGAAAACTTCTTAGGCTAATTGTTAGAGATCAGATGTTTGATTATCATATGGATATGGCGAAACAGTTTTTTGTAAAAAATGGGAAAGCGCCTCATTGGTATTATCCGTTAGCATTTGTAAAAAAGCAAACGGCAAAAGAAAATTTTATTAAACTAGAAAAGTTGATTAAAAATTATGGTTGGCCTACATATGAAGATGTTGGAAAACTAGCTGCAGATGGTCCTTTGTTAGTGATCAATCATCATGAAAAAGAAGCAATTAGAATAAAGTATTTGCCAAGAATAAAAGAAGCTTGTGTAAAGCAACAAGGGAGCTGCGTAGAATTTGCAAAAATTCAAGATAGAATATTGGTAAATACAGGTAAAAATCAGTTGTACGGAATGCAGTTTGCTTACGATTTAAATCATAAGTTAGCGCCTTTACCAATTTTAGAACCTGAATATGTTGATAAAAGAAGAGCAGAAATAGGTTTACCACCACTTAAAGATTATCTCAAAAGAAAAATTAACTATGATTTTAATGTAAAACAAAAAAGGAAATAG
- a CDS encoding BaiN/RdsA family NAD(P)/FAD-dependent oxidoreductase: MNKIVIIGGGAAGFFTAINAKELNPDLDITILEKGKEVLQKVKISGGGRCNVTHACFEPKELIKFYPRGSKELLGPFHQFMTGDTFEWFENRDVPLKIENDNRVFPEANTSQAVIDCFQKAVEKLNIKVLTSQNVTSFYQQENKWVINTKNDSFIADKLVIAAGSSKKIWELSKELGHSVINTVPSLFTFNIKDERIKDLGGISVPNASVKILDSKLENFGPLLITHWGLSGPAVLKLSAFGARILAEKKYSYKVAVNWLSKSTNQITEELNRLKKVNAKKQIGLKSPFSEIPRRLWERFLNASHIELQQNWANITKTQTSQLAEQLTNAVFLAEGKSTFKDEFVTAGGIDLKEINFKRFESKLHQNLFFVGEILNIDAVTGGFNFQNAWTGGFICANAISG, translated from the coding sequence ATGAATAAAATCGTAATTATAGGCGGTGGTGCTGCTGGTTTTTTCACAGCAATTAATGCAAAAGAATTAAATCCTGACTTAGATATTACCATCCTTGAAAAAGGTAAGGAAGTATTACAAAAAGTAAAAATATCTGGTGGAGGACGTTGTAATGTTACTCATGCTTGTTTTGAGCCAAAAGAACTTATAAAATTTTACCCAAGAGGAAGTAAAGAACTTTTAGGTCCTTTTCATCAATTTATGACTGGCGATACTTTTGAATGGTTTGAAAACAGAGATGTTCCTTTAAAAATTGAAAATGATAATCGTGTTTTTCCTGAAGCTAATACTTCTCAGGCTGTTATCGATTGTTTTCAAAAAGCTGTTGAAAAACTAAATATCAAAGTGTTAACAAGTCAAAATGTAACTTCATTTTATCAACAAGAAAATAAATGGGTTATTAACACAAAAAATGATTCTTTTATTGCTGATAAATTAGTTATAGCTGCTGGTAGTAGTAAGAAGATTTGGGAACTCTCAAAAGAACTGGGGCATTCTGTCATTAACACTGTTCCTTCTCTATTCACTTTCAATATTAAAGATGAAAGAATTAAAGATTTAGGTGGAATTTCTGTACCCAATGCTAGTGTGAAAATTCTAGACAGCAAACTTGAAAACTTCGGACCACTTTTAATTACACACTGGGGATTAAGTGGACCTGCGGTTTTAAAATTATCTGCATTTGGAGCACGAATTTTAGCAGAGAAAAAATACAGTTATAAAGTTGCTGTAAATTGGTTATCTAAATCAACCAATCAAATTACAGAAGAATTAAATCGTTTAAAGAAAGTAAACGCAAAAAAACAAATTGGATTAAAATCTCCTTTTAGTGAAATTCCTAGACGTTTATGGGAACGATTTTTAAACGCATCTCATATTGAATTACAGCAAAATTGGGCTAATATTACAAAAACACAAACTTCACAATTAGCAGAACAGTTAACAAACGCTGTGTTTTTAGCGGAGGGTAAATCTACATTTAAAGATGAATTTGTAACAGCTGGTGGAATTGATTTAAAAGAGATTAACTTCAAACGTTTTGAAAGTAAGTTACATCAAAATTTATTTTTTGTTGGTGAAATTCTAAATATCGATGCGGTTACTGGTGGGTTTAATTTCCAAAATGCTTGGACAGGAGGTTTTATATGTGCTAATGCAATTAGTGGTTAG
- a CDS encoding GYDIA family GHMP kinase, translated as MDKYYSNGKLLLTGEYLVLDGATSLAVPTKYGQDLTVTPIDQPELIWGSFTNTGECWFEASFDVPKLRLTSATFNSDQEGSSDQIAETLQNILQEARKLNPDFLNSNQGYIVKTHLTFPQNWGLGSSSTLINNIASWANVNPFTLLWNAFSGSGYDIACAKHDSPIFYQLEDKKPTITEVNFSPTFSNDLYFVFLNQKQNSREGIKRYKEKRHKLENEIQLISQISKDLITSKNLSDFEDLLNTHENLVSSIIELPKVKDRLFSDYFGTVKSLGAWGGDFVLATGNNETPEYFKNKGFEIIIPYNEMVL; from the coding sequence TTGGATAAATATTATAGTAACGGAAAATTATTATTAACAGGAGAATATCTTGTTTTAGATGGAGCAACTTCTTTAGCTGTTCCTACAAAATATGGACAAGATTTAACGGTAACACCAATCGATCAACCTGAATTAATTTGGGGAAGTTTTACTAATACTGGCGAATGTTGGTTTGAAGCTTCATTTGATGTACCTAAACTTCGTTTAACCTCAGCTACTTTTAACTCAGATCAAGAAGGAAGTTCTGATCAAATAGCTGAAACTTTACAAAATATTTTACAAGAAGCTAGAAAGTTAAATCCAGATTTTCTAAATTCTAATCAAGGTTATATTGTGAAAACTCATTTAACTTTTCCGCAGAATTGGGGACTAGGAAGCTCATCAACATTAATCAATAACATCGCATCTTGGGCAAATGTAAATCCTTTCACTTTACTTTGGAATGCTTTTTCTGGCAGTGGTTATGATATTGCTTGTGCAAAACACGATTCGCCTATTTTTTATCAGTTAGAAGATAAAAAACCAACTATTACAGAAGTAAACTTCTCTCCTACTTTTTCAAACGATTTGTATTTTGTTTTTTTAAATCAAAAACAAAACAGTAGAGAAGGTATAAAAAGATACAAGGAAAAAAGACATAAACTAGAAAACGAAATTCAACTCATTTCTCAAATTTCTAAAGATTTAATTACATCGAAAAACTTATCTGATTTTGAAGATTTACTAAATACTCACGAAAATTTAGTTTCCTCTATTATCGAATTACCCAAAGTAAAAGATAGATTATTTTCAGATTATTTTGGTACTGTAAAAAGTTTAGGTGCTTGGGGTGGAGATTTTGTTTTAGCTACAGGAAACAACGAAACTCCAGAATATTTTAAGAATAAAGGTTTTGAAATTATCATTCCTTACAACGAAATGGTTTTATGA
- a CDS encoding hydroxymethylglutaryl-CoA reductase, degradative, giving the protein MSKIISGFSKLTKEGKIDWLAQNYFNNQPEIIQIIKQYWNVDEKLQQLHDDFIENTISNFYMPYGVAPNFIINGKEYVIPMVIEESSVVAAAAKVAKYWSTRGGFKTEVISTTKIGQVHFIYAGNKKDLETYFNLNKTELYAATASITRNMEKRGGGILDIELKDKTADLENYYQLHVTFETKDSMGANFINSCLEAIAKKFQKEDIEIIMSILSNYVPECIVKAEVSCPIEDLGGENPEKFAYKFEQAVKIAEIEPYRAVTHNKGIMNGIDAVVLATGNDFRAIESGAHAFAARNGKYSSLTHCEVKNGIFKFWIEIPLALGTVGGLTALHPMARLSLDMMQKPNARDLMQIIAAAGLAQNFAALRALTTKGIQHGHMKMHLMNILNQHNATAQEKESISSFFENKTVSHSAVIEKLEELRKPKINWVDITNETEIRETLGKLSQESKPVFGTMNAQQMIEHLSAVTQIPNGNLKIDVFVEDEKTARRRPFLDTNNEIQPGFRASFLSDTPTPTKFSSIDEAIDDLIIQLRLFFDAFEKDSTRTVVHPFFGELDFEYWKKFQVKHFTHHFKQFGLV; this is encoded by the coding sequence ATGTCGAAGATTATTTCTGGCTTTTCTAAGCTAACTAAAGAAGGGAAAATAGATTGGTTAGCTCAAAATTACTTCAATAATCAACCTGAAATTATTCAAATCATTAAACAATATTGGAATGTTGATGAAAAATTACAACAACTCCATGATGACTTTATTGAGAATACAATTTCTAATTTTTATATGCCTTACGGTGTTGCTCCTAACTTTATTATTAATGGTAAAGAATATGTAATACCAATGGTAATTGAAGAAAGTTCTGTTGTAGCAGCAGCAGCCAAAGTAGCAAAATACTGGAGTACTAGAGGAGGATTTAAAACTGAAGTAATTTCTACTACTAAAATCGGACAAGTACATTTTATTTATGCCGGAAATAAAAAAGATTTAGAGACTTATTTCAACCTTAATAAAACAGAATTATATGCCGCTACTGCTTCTATAACCAGAAATATGGAAAAGCGTGGTGGTGGTATTTTAGATATTGAATTAAAAGATAAAACGGCTGATTTAGAAAATTACTATCAACTTCATGTCACTTTTGAGACAAAAGATAGCATGGGAGCAAATTTTATCAATTCTTGTTTAGAAGCTATTGCTAAAAAATTTCAGAAAGAAGATATCGAAATTATTATGAGTATTCTTTCTAATTATGTACCTGAGTGTATCGTAAAAGCAGAAGTGAGTTGCCCTATTGAAGACTTAGGAGGAGAAAATCCTGAAAAATTTGCTTATAAATTTGAACAAGCTGTTAAAATCGCAGAAATAGAACCTTACAGAGCAGTTACTCATAATAAAGGAATTATGAACGGAATTGATGCTGTTGTTTTAGCTACTGGAAATGATTTTAGAGCTATAGAATCTGGTGCACATGCTTTTGCTGCTAGAAATGGAAAATACTCTAGTTTAACACATTGTGAAGTTAAAAATGGAATTTTTAAATTTTGGATTGAAATTCCATTAGCTCTAGGAACTGTTGGTGGTTTAACCGCTTTACATCCAATGGCAAGATTATCGTTAGACATGATGCAAAAACCTAATGCGAGAGATTTAATGCAAATTATCGCCGCTGCTGGTTTAGCCCAAAACTTTGCTGCATTAAGAGCTTTAACAACAAAAGGAATTCAGCATGGACATATGAAAATGCATTTGATGAATATTCTTAACCAACACAATGCAACTGCTCAAGAGAAAGAAAGTATCAGTTCTTTTTTTGAAAACAAAACTGTATCTCACAGTGCTGTTATAGAAAAACTAGAAGAGTTACGTAAGCCAAAAATAAATTGGGTAGATATTACCAACGAAACAGAAATCAGGGAAACTCTTGGAAAATTATCTCAAGAAAGTAAACCCGTCTTTGGAACTATGAATGCTCAACAGATGATTGAACATTTAAGCGCTGTAACTCAAATTCCGAATGGAAACTTGAAGATAGATGTTTTTGTTGAAGATGAAAAAACAGCTCGCAGGAGACCATTTTTAGATACCAATAACGAAATACAACCTGGTTTTAGAGCCTCATTTTTATCTGACACTCCAACACCAACTAAATTTAGCTCTATTGATGAAGCTATAGACGATTTAATTATTCAACTTCGATTATTTTTTGATGCATTTGAAAAAGATAGTACTAGAACTGTAGTACATCCTTTCTTTGGTGAACTTGATTTTGAATATTGGAAAAAGTTTCAAGTAAAGCATTTTACACATCATTTTAAACAGTTTGGATTGGTGTAA
- a CDS encoding S9 family peptidase, whose product MKKICFLVILVTFFSAKSQSTTNNLKEITLEEIWNGSFSADRMNALRSMNGDFYTVLGFNRETRTATVDKYSYETQQKVETIVDGRNLPNLDYFSSYSFNDNETKLLLGTNFKQVYRHSYKGTYFIYDIATKDLISLGEDIQEPTFSPDSKKVAYAKDNNLYVRDLEGNREIRVTNDGKINAIINGTTDWVYEEEFAFVKAFEWSKDSKFLAFLRFDEKEVAQFTMNVTGNELYPSTHTFKYPKAGEKNAVVTLELFNVPQRTVSRVDLGSYEYIPRMQWTNKPEILSITTLNRNQNDLKLFFFNANTGNLKVVLNEKDEAYVDVQDNLTFLEDNSFIWTSERDGYNHIYHYNEDGTLKNQITKGDWDVTNYYGLSKTNNKIYYQSVENGSINRGVYAIGLDGSDKKLLTDKSGQSSASFSKNMKYFINTHSSATQVPTYTLYNGDGKKIKTLKDNIDLYVKMKGYKMSKKEFFTYNINGNDLNMWMIKPADFDPTKKYPLLLFQYSGPGSQQVSNRWNSSNDYWHQMLAQKGIIVACVDGRGTGYKGRDFKKVTQKELGKYEVEDQIAVAKFFANENYIDAENIGIWGWSYGGFMSTNCLLKGNDVFSMAIAVAPVTSWRFYDTVYTERYMTTPQENASGYDENSPISHADKLKGDYLLVHGSGDDNVHVQNTMRMVNALVEANKQFDLFIYPDRTHGIYRGKNTRLNLYTKMTNFVLKSLKN is encoded by the coding sequence ATGAAAAAAATATGCTTTTTAGTAATTTTGGTGACTTTTTTTTCAGCTAAAAGTCAATCTACTACAAATAATTTAAAAGAAATTACATTAGAGGAGATTTGGAATGGATCATTCTCTGCAGATAGAATGAATGCCTTAAGATCTATGAATGGAGATTTTTACACGGTATTAGGTTTTAATAGAGAAACGAGAACAGCTACAGTAGATAAGTATAGCTACGAAACACAACAAAAAGTAGAAACAATTGTTGATGGAAGAAACTTACCTAACTTAGATTATTTTAGTTCTTACTCTTTTAATGATAATGAAACAAAGTTATTATTAGGAACTAACTTCAAACAAGTTTACCGTCATTCTTATAAAGGAACGTACTTTATTTACGATATAGCAACTAAAGATTTAATTTCTTTAGGAGAAGATATACAAGAACCAACTTTTTCCCCAGATAGTAAAAAAGTAGCTTATGCTAAAGACAACAACTTGTATGTTAGAGATCTTGAAGGAAATAGAGAAATAAGAGTAACTAACGATGGAAAAATAAATGCTATCATTAATGGTACTACAGACTGGGTTTACGAAGAAGAATTTGCTTTTGTAAAAGCTTTTGAGTGGAGCAAGGATAGTAAGTTCTTAGCTTTTTTACGATTTGATGAAAAAGAAGTAGCACAATTTACAATGAATGTTACAGGGAATGAATTATATCCTTCAACGCATACATTTAAGTATCCTAAAGCTGGTGAAAAAAACGCTGTTGTTACATTAGAGTTATTTAATGTTCCTCAAAGAACAGTAAGTAGAGTAGATCTTGGGAGTTATGAATATATACCAAGAATGCAATGGACAAATAAACCAGAAATATTATCAATCACTACTTTAAATAGAAATCAGAATGATTTAAAGTTATTTTTCTTTAATGCAAATACAGGAAATTTAAAAGTAGTATTAAATGAGAAAGATGAAGCTTATGTAGATGTACAAGATAATTTAACTTTTTTAGAAGATAATAGTTTTATCTGGACGAGTGAGAGAGATGGTTATAACCATATTTACCATTACAACGAAGACGGTACATTGAAAAACCAAATTACTAAAGGAGATTGGGACGTAACGAATTACTATGGTTTAAGTAAAACAAATAATAAGATATATTATCAATCTGTAGAAAATGGATCTATAAACAGAGGTGTTTATGCTATTGGATTAGATGGTTCTGATAAAAAATTACTTACAGATAAAAGTGGACAAAGTAGTGCTTCATTTAGTAAAAACATGAAGTATTTTATTAATACACATTCTTCTGCTACTCAAGTACCTACTTATACATTATACAATGGTGATGGGAAAAAGATCAAAACACTTAAAGATAATATAGACCTTTATGTGAAGATGAAAGGATATAAAATGAGTAAGAAAGAATTTTTCACATATAATATTAATGGTAATGATTTAAATATGTGGATGATTAAACCTGCAGATTTCGATCCTACAAAAAAATATCCACTATTATTATTTCAATATTCAGGACCTGGTTCTCAACAGGTTTCTAACAGGTGGAATTCTAGTAATGATTATTGGCACCAAATGTTAGCGCAAAAAGGTATAATAGTTGCATGTGTAGATGGACGTGGAACTGGATATAAAGGAAGAGATTTTAAGAAAGTTACTCAGAAAGAATTAGGGAAGTATGAAGTAGAAGATCAGATAGCAGTAGCTAAATTTTTTGCTAATGAAAATTATATTGATGCAGAAAATATTGGAATTTGGGGATGGTCTTATGGTGGCTTTATGAGTACAAACTGTCTTTTAAAAGGAAATGATGTTTTTTCTATGGCTATTGCTGTAGCACCAGTAACTTCTTGGCGTTTTTATGATACTGTTTATACAGAACGTTATATGACTACACCACAAGAAAACGCATCTGGTTATGACGAAAATTCACCTATCTCACATGCTGATAAACTAAAAGGAGATTATTTATTAGTACATGGATCTGGTGATGATAATGTTCATGTTCAAAATACAATGAGAATGGTAAATGCTTTGGTAGAAGCAAACAAACAGTTTGATTTGTTTATTTATCCTGATAGAACTCATGGTATTTACAGAGGGAAAAATACGAGACTTAACTTATATACAAAGATGACCAACTTTGTATTGAAGAGTTTAAAAAACTAA
- a CDS encoding peptide MFS transporter, which produces MKDSAIKQKELFGQPIGLYILFLTEMWERFSYYGMRALLVLYMTASTLGEDARGAGLGWTEKEALALYGWYTMLVYVASIPGGMIADKLLGQKKSVLLGAIILCLGHGVLVMTDTWAFYTGLGLVIAGVGLLKPNISSMVGGLYKEGDIRRDKGFSVFYIGINLGSLLATMIVGLVVAEWGWHAGFGLAGIVMVLGLINYIYGQKYLTHVGNLNVDKEDENEISYGQLYGKLLKSSKQLIITLLLIVASAIGWFNLGWGYGLLFLTLTAITALLMMIYKELETQVFKDRFLVLLLSFIMVIIFWGAFEQAGGLMNLYTDTKTDRDLFGWKVPTVMFQSLNAGFIILFATAVASFWAKRKLKSKEASSLFKMALGIIIMGFGFLFMVFAAMEFEKSGSSSMIWLVLAYLFHTLGELCISPVALSFITKLAPVKYASLMMGVYFAATGLGNKVAGIIGESASDFGELTIFSGILIFTVLIGGLFILMLKPLKRLTHGVEEKERDLKNEEAEGFELADN; this is translated from the coding sequence ATGAAAGATTCAGCAATTAAACAAAAAGAGCTTTTTGGACAACCAATAGGACTCTATATTCTGTTCTTAACTGAAATGTGGGAACGTTTTTCATACTATGGTATGAGAGCATTACTTGTATTATATATGACAGCATCAACTTTAGGAGAGGATGCCAGAGGAGCAGGTTTAGGTTGGACAGAAAAGGAAGCTTTAGCATTATACGGGTGGTATACAATGTTAGTTTATGTTGCCTCTATCCCTGGAGGAATGATTGCTGATAAATTATTAGGGCAAAAAAAATCAGTTTTGCTCGGAGCTATAATTTTATGTTTAGGCCATGGAGTGTTAGTTATGACTGATACTTGGGCTTTTTATACAGGACTTGGATTAGTTATTGCTGGAGTTGGTTTGTTAAAACCAAATATTTCTTCAATGGTTGGAGGCCTATATAAAGAAGGAGATATAAGGAGAGATAAAGGTTTTAGTGTATTCTACATTGGGATTAATTTAGGGTCATTACTTGCTACTATGATTGTGGGATTAGTTGTTGCAGAGTGGGGTTGGCATGCAGGTTTTGGTTTGGCTGGAATTGTAATGGTTCTAGGTTTAATTAATTATATCTATGGTCAAAAGTATTTAACTCACGTTGGTAATTTAAATGTCGATAAAGAAGATGAAAATGAAATTTCTTATGGTCAACTTTATGGTAAGCTATTAAAGTCTTCAAAACAATTGATAATAACTTTATTGTTAATTGTAGCATCTGCTATAGGATGGTTTAATTTAGGTTGGGGATATGGATTGTTATTTTTAACCCTTACAGCTATTACAGCATTGTTAATGATGATTTATAAAGAACTGGAAACTCAAGTTTTTAAAGACAGATTTTTAGTTTTATTATTATCCTTTATAATGGTGATAATTTTCTGGGGAGCATTTGAACAAGCTGGAGGTCTAATGAATTTATATACAGATACTAAGACTGATAGGGATCTTTTCGGGTGGAAAGTACCTACAGTAATGTTTCAAAGTTTAAATGCAGGTTTTATAATTTTATTTGCAACTGCTGTAGCTAGCTTTTGGGCAAAACGAAAGTTAAAGTCTAAAGAAGCATCATCATTATTCAAAATGGCTTTAGGTATTATTATTATGGGATTTGGATTTTTGTTTATGGTTTTTGCAGCTATGGAGTTTGAAAAATCTGGTAGTTCTAGTATGATATGGCTTGTTTTGGCTTATTTATTTCATACACTAGGAGAATTATGTATCTCTCCTGTAGCATTATCATTCATAACTAAATTAGCTCCTGTTAAATATGCATCCTTAATGATGGGAGTTTATTTTGCAGCTACTGGGTTAGGAAATAAGGTTGCAGGTATAATAGGTGAGTCTGCTTCTGATTTTGGAGAGTTAACGATCTTCTCAGGAATCTTAATTTTTACAGTATTAATAGGAGGTCTTTTTATTTTAATGTTAAAGCCTCTTAAGAGACTTACACATGGAGTAGAAGAAAAAGAAAGAGATCTTAAGAATGAAGAAGCTGAAGGTTTTGAACTAGCAGATAATTAA